The proteins below come from a single Salinilacihabitans rarus genomic window:
- the aspS gene encoding aspartate--tRNA(Asn) ligase, with translation MQDRTYTEDAEPGDEATVAGWVHEVRDLGGIAFLILRDATGKIQIKFEKDEMDDDLVETGLGVSRESVVTVTGTVEEEPRAPTGVEVVPESVEVIAPADPELPLDPSGKVDAELSTRLDNRTLDLRKDEVQAIFEIRSEVLRATREQFREVGCTEITTPKIVATGTEGGTELFPITYFGREAFMNQSPQLFKQLMAGSNLERVFEIGPIFRAEEHNTPRHLNEATSIDFEGAFCDHHDAMDVVEGVVKAAYEAVAENCAEELETLGIADDFSVPEGEFPRLSYEEAIERINATGELDEQLVWGDDLPTEGEKALGADVGGHYFITDWPSEIKPFYIMDDDEDEELSTGFDLMHPRMELVSGGQREHRFEHLVEGFEQQGLDPDEFEYYTKMFKYGMPPHAGFGLGGERLLMTMLDLDNIREAVLFPRDRQRLSP, from the coding sequence ATGCAGGACAGAACCTACACTGAAGACGCCGAGCCGGGCGACGAGGCGACCGTCGCCGGCTGGGTCCACGAGGTTCGCGACCTCGGCGGCATCGCCTTCCTCATCTTGCGCGACGCGACCGGGAAGATCCAGATCAAGTTCGAGAAAGACGAGATGGACGACGACCTCGTCGAGACCGGTCTGGGGGTCTCCCGCGAGAGCGTCGTGACCGTCACCGGGACGGTCGAGGAGGAGCCCCGCGCGCCCACCGGCGTCGAGGTCGTCCCCGAGTCGGTCGAGGTCATCGCGCCGGCCGACCCCGAACTGCCCCTCGACCCCTCCGGGAAGGTCGACGCCGAACTCTCGACGCGGCTGGACAACCGCACCCTCGACCTGCGCAAGGACGAGGTGCAGGCGATCTTCGAGATCCGCAGCGAGGTCCTGCGCGCGACCCGCGAGCAGTTCCGCGAGGTCGGCTGTACGGAGATCACCACGCCGAAGATCGTCGCGACCGGCACCGAGGGCGGCACCGAACTGTTCCCGATCACCTACTTCGGCCGCGAGGCGTTCATGAACCAGAGCCCGCAGCTGTTCAAGCAGCTGATGGCCGGTTCCAACCTCGAACGGGTCTTCGAGATCGGCCCGATCTTCCGCGCCGAGGAGCACAACACGCCGCGGCACCTCAACGAGGCGACCTCGATCGACTTCGAGGGCGCGTTCTGCGACCACCACGACGCGATGGACGTCGTCGAGGGCGTCGTGAAGGCGGCCTACGAGGCCGTCGCCGAGAACTGCGCCGAGGAACTCGAGACGCTCGGCATCGCCGACGACTTTTCGGTCCCCGAGGGCGAGTTCCCCCGTCTCAGCTACGAGGAGGCCATCGAGCGCATCAACGCGACGGGCGAACTCGACGAGCAACTCGTCTGGGGCGACGACCTCCCCACCGAGGGCGAGAAGGCCCTCGGGGCGGACGTCGGCGGCCACTACTTCATCACCGACTGGCCAAGCGAGATCAAGCCGTTCTACATCATGGACGACGACGAGGACGAGGAACTCTCGACGGGCTTCGACCTGATGCACCCGCGGATGGAACTCGTCTCGGGCGGCCAGCGCGAACACCGCTTCGAGCACCTCGTCGAGGGGTTCGAACAGCAGGGCCTCGACCCCGACGAGTTCGAGTACTACACGAAGATGTTCAAGTACGGCATGCCGCCCCACGCCGGCTTCGGCCTCGGCGGCGAGCGCCTGCTGATGACGATGCTCGACCTCGACAACATCCGGGAAGCGGTCCTGTTCCCGCGAGACCGGCAGCGTCTGTCGCCGTAG
- a CDS encoding SIR2 family NAD-dependent protein deacylase, with amino-acid sequence MDTLEFLAAAIRDAETVVALTGAGVSAPSGVPTFRGDDGVWERFDEEQFTYGRFQRDPAGFWADRLALQRELYGEDHEPNAAHEALAALARDGYLDAILTQNTDGLHGRAAETADGTELVELHGNAHRVVCADCGRRSDANPVLERVADGDLPPRCDCGGVYRPDVVLFGQRLPDDVLRRSRAFARRSDVFLAIGSSLVVEPAGSLPRRAGETGATVGIVNLDVTPCDAVADATLREDVTEVLPRLRAAVEGERGG; translated from the coding sequence ATGGATACGCTCGAATTCCTCGCCGCCGCGATCCGAGATGCCGAGACCGTCGTCGCGCTCACCGGCGCCGGCGTCTCCGCCCCGTCGGGCGTCCCCACGTTCCGCGGCGACGACGGCGTCTGGGAGCGCTTCGACGAGGAGCAGTTCACGTACGGGCGCTTCCAGCGCGATCCGGCCGGCTTCTGGGCGGATCGGCTCGCCCTCCAGCGGGAACTGTACGGCGAGGATCACGAGCCCAACGCGGCCCACGAGGCGCTCGCGGCGCTGGCCCGCGACGGCTACCTCGACGCGATCCTCACCCAGAACACCGACGGGTTACACGGGCGCGCGGCCGAGACGGCGGACGGCACGGAACTGGTCGAACTCCACGGCAACGCCCACCGAGTCGTCTGTGCCGACTGCGGCCGCCGGAGCGACGCGAACCCGGTCCTCGAGCGCGTCGCCGACGGCGACCTCCCGCCGCGGTGTGACTGCGGCGGCGTCTACCGCCCCGACGTCGTCCTCTTCGGCCAGCGGCTCCCGGACGACGTCCTCCGGCGCTCGCGGGCGTTCGCCCGCAGGAGTGACGTCTTCCTCGCGATCGGCTCCTCGCTGGTCGTCGAACCGGCCGGATCGCTGCCGCGGCGGGCCGGCGAGACGGGCGCGACCGTCGGCATCGTCAACCTCGACGTGACCCCCTGTGACGCGGTCGCCGACGCCACCCTCCGCGAGGACGTCACCGAGGTCCTGCCGCGGCTCCGCGCGGCGGTCGAAGGCGAGCGCGGCGGCTGA
- a CDS encoding phosphoglycerol geranylgeranyltransferase, with protein MTAPWAEWNHILKIDPDKELPDEVTYGDLCATGTDAVEIGGTMGITEENMAAVIEACAEHDVPLYQEPSNPGVVVDDDALDGYLIPTVFNAGSPFWITGAHKEWVRVDGDLDWGRTWTEAYIVMNPEADVAQLTEADCDLTADDIASYAKIAERMFGQEIVYVEYSGTYGEESIVEAAREALDEATLFYGGGIHDYDSAYAMANRADVIVVGNLAHDEGVDAVQETVDAANDA; from the coding sequence ATGACTGCGCCTTGGGCTGAGTGGAACCACATCCTGAAGATCGATCCGGACAAGGAGCTTCCGGACGAGGTCACCTACGGAGACCTCTGTGCGACCGGGACCGACGCCGTCGAGATCGGCGGGACGATGGGGATCACCGAGGAGAACATGGCGGCCGTCATCGAGGCCTGCGCCGAACACGACGTGCCGCTGTACCAGGAGCCGTCGAACCCGGGCGTCGTCGTCGACGACGACGCGCTCGACGGCTACCTCATCCCGACGGTGTTCAACGCCGGCTCGCCGTTCTGGATCACCGGCGCGCACAAGGAGTGGGTGCGCGTCGACGGCGACCTCGACTGGGGTCGCACCTGGACCGAGGCGTACATCGTGATGAACCCCGAGGCCGACGTCGCGCAGTTGACCGAGGCCGACTGCGACCTCACCGCGGACGACATCGCCTCCTACGCGAAGATCGCCGAGCGGATGTTCGGTCAGGAGATCGTCTACGTCGAGTACTCGGGGACGTACGGCGAGGAGTCGATCGTCGAGGCCGCCCGCGAGGCCCTCGACGAGGCGACGCTGTTCTACGGCGGCGGCATCCACGACTACGACTCCGCGTACGCGATGGCGAACCGCGCCGACGTGATCGTCGTCGGCAACCTCGCCCACGACGAGGGCGTCGACGCCGTCCAGGAGACCGTCGACGCGGCCAACGACGCCTGA
- a CDS encoding class I SAM-dependent methyltransferase, producing the protein MEAADYFDDLAAFYDAYYGEVIDANDVDFYRELAREADGPVLEVGCGTGRVYLEVLRDGVDAYGIDVSEGMLEVLRENAAAAGLEPSVRRADVTEFDPEREYALAIVPFRAFLHLLEIDDQLAALERLHDALAPGGRLALNAFAPNFDVICETYGRWEKTEFEVDGATYVHRTVTELVDEVEQVARIRSEVLDADGEVVAENEAPLALVSRREFELLFRLSPFSAWEVYGGFERAPLESTDQEMVWIAER; encoded by the coding sequence ATGGAGGCCGCCGACTACTTCGACGACCTCGCCGCGTTCTACGACGCCTACTACGGCGAGGTGATCGACGCGAACGACGTCGACTTCTACCGCGAACTGGCCCGCGAGGCGGACGGTCCCGTCCTCGAAGTCGGCTGTGGCACCGGTCGCGTCTACCTCGAGGTGCTCCGCGACGGGGTCGACGCCTACGGTATCGACGTCTCGGAGGGGATGCTCGAAGTGCTCCGCGAGAACGCGGCCGCGGCGGGGCTCGAACCGAGCGTTCGTCGGGCGGACGTCACCGAGTTCGACCCGGAGCGGGAGTACGCGCTCGCGATCGTCCCGTTCCGGGCGTTCCTGCACCTGCTCGAGATCGACGACCAGCTCGCGGCGCTCGAACGGCTCCACGACGCGCTCGCGCCGGGCGGACGGCTGGCGCTGAACGCGTTCGCCCCGAACTTCGACGTGATCTGCGAGACCTACGGCCGGTGGGAGAAGACGGAGTTCGAGGTCGACGGCGCGACGTACGTCCACCGGACGGTGACGGAACTCGTCGACGAGGTCGAGCAGGTAGCCCGCATCCGCTCCGAGGTGCTCGACGCCGACGGCGAGGTCGTCGCGGAGAACGAGGCGCCGCTCGCTCTCGTCTCGCGCCGCGAGTTCGAACTGCTGTTCCGGCTCTCGCCGTTCTCCGCGTGGGAGGTCTACGGCGGGTTCGAGCGTGCGCCCCTGGAGTCGACCGACCAGGAGATGGTCTGGATCGCCGAACGGTAA
- a CDS encoding threonine synthase: METTDAYDGLECVDCGARFDPEEGTHRCDDCGGILDPTYDYDAVDLDRETLAARPFDSMWRYEELLPFAREAAVTMDEGATPLVECPDLADELGVGRVLIKDEGRNPTGTFKDRGQTVATTAAVGHGASDVALASAGNAGQAAAAYAGRADLDAHVFLPARAGFTTKAMVNVHGGDLTVVGGRIGDAGAAYEEAVEEHDDWYPVQTFVTPYRHEGKKTMLYEIVEQLDWEVPDAIVYPTGGGVGLVGMHKGATEFRDLGLIDEVPALYAAQATGCAPIVDAFEAGRDVHEPVEHPDTICGGIEIPDPGASPWILEALRESDGGAVATDDDEILDAAIAVAEREGIEMAPTCAAAASGAWELADRGEFDGDETVVLLNTGAGNKEADVLRSHLMGQGI, encoded by the coding sequence ATGGAGACGACGGACGCCTACGACGGCCTCGAGTGCGTCGACTGCGGCGCGCGGTTCGACCCCGAGGAGGGGACCCACCGCTGTGACGACTGCGGGGGCATCCTCGACCCGACCTACGACTACGACGCGGTCGACCTCGACCGGGAGACGCTGGCCGCGCGCCCGTTCGACTCGATGTGGCGCTACGAGGAACTGCTGCCGTTCGCCCGCGAGGCGGCGGTGACGATGGACGAGGGCGCGACGCCGCTGGTCGAGTGTCCGGACCTCGCGGACGAGTTGGGCGTCGGGCGCGTCCTGATCAAAGACGAGGGACGCAACCCGACGGGGACGTTCAAGGACCGCGGCCAGACGGTCGCGACGACGGCCGCCGTCGGACACGGCGCGAGCGACGTCGCGCTCGCCTCGGCGGGCAACGCGGGGCAGGCCGCCGCGGCCTACGCGGGCCGGGCGGACCTCGACGCACACGTCTTCCTGCCCGCCCGCGCCGGTTTCACGACGAAGGCGATGGTGAACGTCCACGGCGGCGACCTGACCGTCGTCGGCGGCCGGATCGGCGACGCGGGCGCGGCCTACGAGGAGGCGGTCGAGGAACACGACGACTGGTACCCCGTCCAGACGTTCGTCACGCCGTACCGCCACGAGGGCAAGAAGACGATGCTGTACGAGATCGTCGAGCAACTCGACTGGGAGGTGCCCGACGCGATCGTCTACCCGACCGGCGGCGGCGTCGGCCTCGTCGGGATGCACAAGGGGGCGACGGAGTTCCGCGACCTCGGGCTGATCGACGAGGTGCCCGCGCTGTACGCCGCGCAGGCGACCGGCTGTGCGCCCATCGTCGATGCGTTCGAGGCCGGCCGGGACGTCCACGAACCCGTCGAGCACCCCGACACGATCTGTGGCGGGATCGAGATCCCCGATCCGGGGGCGAGCCCGTGGATCCTCGAGGCGCTGCGCGAGAGCGACGGCGGCGCGGTCGCGACCGACGACGACGAGATCCTCGACGCCGCCATCGCGGTCGCCGAGCGCGAGGGCATCGAGATGGCGCCCACCTGCGCCGCCGCGGCCAGCGGCGCGTGGGAACTCGCCGACCGCGGCGAGTTCGACGGCGACGAGACGGTCGTCCTGCTCAACACCGGCGCGGGGAACAAGGAGGCCGACGTGTTGCGCAGCCACCTGATGGGGCAGGGGATCTGA
- a CDS encoding NAD(P)/FAD-dependent oxidoreductase, with protein sequence MGSNPTVIVAGAGLAGLVAARHLAAGGADVTCYERRETVGGRVRTAERDGFRFDRGFQVLFTAYPAVRRELDLDALDLRRFAPGAVLARPGHRSTLGDPLRDPRSLPETLLNPDVSVADGLRVLRLRRDLARTDPEAIFDGDGDDRSIREYLRERSFSEGFVENFAAPFYGGITLDRSLSTSGRVFEYTFAMLARGDTAVPVDGMGAIPRQLAARARGAGATVETGATVEAVADEGDGVSVTVDGAAREADAVVVATDPPTARELTGVEDVPTEARACVTQYYALPAEADLGTGKRLVLNGVEDGPNQVVPHSEVAPEYAPDDAALLGATYLGEREEREEELAERTRRTLESWYPERRFDGFELLHTDRIEFAQFAQPPGIHDRLPGPRAAGGRVYLAGDYTAWSSIQGAMESGRTAAKAVVEDLS encoded by the coding sequence ATGGGATCGAACCCGACGGTGATCGTCGCCGGCGCCGGCCTCGCCGGGCTTGTCGCCGCCCGCCACCTCGCCGCGGGCGGCGCGGACGTGACGTGTTACGAGCGCCGGGAGACGGTCGGTGGCCGCGTCCGTACAGCCGAGCGCGACGGCTTCCGGTTCGACCGCGGCTTTCAGGTGCTGTTCACCGCCTACCCCGCGGTCCGGCGGGAACTCGACCTCGATGCCCTCGACCTCCGGCGGTTCGCGCCGGGCGCGGTGCTCGCGCGGCCGGGCCACCGCTCGACGCTCGGGGACCCCCTGCGCGACCCGCGCTCGCTGCCGGAGACGCTGCTGAACCCCGACGTCTCCGTCGCCGACGGGCTCCGGGTCCTCCGGCTTCGCCGGGACCTCGCCCGGACCGACCCCGAGGCGATCTTCGACGGCGACGGCGACGACCGGTCGATCCGCGAGTACCTCCGCGAGCGGAGCTTCTCCGAGGGCTTCGTCGAGAACTTCGCCGCGCCCTTCTACGGCGGGATCACCCTCGACCGCTCGCTGTCGACCTCCGGTCGGGTCTTCGAGTACACCTTCGCGATGCTCGCACGCGGCGACACCGCCGTCCCCGTGGACGGGATGGGCGCGATTCCGCGCCAACTCGCGGCGAGGGCGCGGGGGGCCGGCGCGACCGTCGAGACCGGCGCGACCGTCGAGGCGGTCGCCGACGAGGGCGACGGCGTCTCGGTGACCGTCGACGGCGCGGCCCGCGAGGCCGACGCCGTCGTGGTCGCGACCGACCCGCCGACCGCCCGGGAACTGACCGGCGTCGAGGACGTGCCGACCGAGGCCCGCGCCTGCGTCACGCAGTACTACGCGCTGCCGGCGGAGGCCGACCTCGGGACGGGAAAGCGGCTGGTGCTCAACGGGGTCGAGGACGGGCCGAACCAGGTCGTCCCCCACAGCGAGGTCGCACCGGAGTACGCCCCCGACGACGCCGCGTTGCTCGGCGCGACCTACCTCGGCGAGCGCGAGGAGCGCGAGGAGGAACTCGCCGAGCGCACCCGGCGGACGCTCGAATCGTGGTACCCCGAGCGCCGGTTCGACGGGTTCGAACTCCTGCACACCGACCGGATCGAGTTCGCGCAGTTCGCCCAGCCGCCGGGGATCCACGACCGGCTGCCGGGGCCGCGCGCGGCCGGCGGCCGGGTCTACCTCGCGGGCGACTACACCGCGTGGTCGTCGATCCAGGGGGCGATGGAGAGCGGGCGAACGGCCGCGAAGGCGGTCGTCGAGGACCTGTCCTGA
- a CDS encoding metallophosphoesterase: MTPVDVPFDLLDRAAYIPESDALVLADLHLGRAAASDVEAPIDDGGDALARLDALLGRVDPGTVVVAGDLLHSFSTVPRGVERDLAALEERVADAGASLVVTPGNHDALLDRIYDGETAAERRLADGETVVVHGHERPESDAARYVIGHDHPALSVDGRKLPCFLYGPGVYEGADVLVLPAFTRLAPGATVNGMAGRDFGSPLIDDADAFHPAIRDEEGDETLWFPPLGECRRLL, translated from the coding sequence ATGACCCCCGTCGACGTCCCGTTCGACCTCCTCGACCGCGCCGCGTACATCCCGGAGAGCGACGCGCTCGTCCTCGCGGACCTCCACCTCGGGCGCGCGGCCGCCTCCGACGTCGAGGCCCCGATCGACGACGGCGGCGACGCGCTCGCCCGCCTCGACGCCCTCCTCGGGCGCGTCGACCCCGGAACCGTCGTCGTCGCGGGCGACCTGCTGCACTCGTTCTCGACCGTCCCCCGCGGCGTCGAGCGGGACCTCGCGGCGCTGGAGGAGCGGGTCGCAGACGCCGGCGCGTCGCTGGTCGTCACCCCCGGGAACCACGACGCGCTGCTCGACCGGATCTACGACGGCGAGACCGCCGCCGAACGCCGACTGGCCGACGGCGAGACGGTCGTCGTCCACGGTCACGAGCGACCCGAAAGCGACGCCGCGCGGTACGTGATCGGCCACGACCACCCCGCGCTGTCGGTCGACGGCCGGAAGCTGCCGTGTTTCCTCTACGGCCCCGGGGTCTACGAGGGCGCGGACGTGCTCGTCCTCCCGGCGTTCACTCGGCTGGCGCCGGGGGCGACGGTCAACGGGATGGCCGGCCGCGACTTCGGGTCGCCGCTGATCGACGACGCCGACGCGTTCCACCCGGCGATCCGCGACGAGGAAGGCGACGAGACGCTCTGGTTCCCGCCGCTGGGGGAGTGTCGGCGGCTCCTGTAG
- the artA gene encoding archaeosortase A, with protein MSTPPVPVGAVPASALELVAATFSPALRPALAGTVPATDALAWLSIGTFALAFALQWRGALDRARYVAAGAWVLFGLFWLTMVPYYYYDAQSPIETVLSLAALPLCAYTGYLLFRGRESLLLLSKAVALMGLIYLPAETIPFVRRWLIETTAAQTHYGMELLGHSPGLDVGPDGYRSRFAFDPEETVTGRTTYIVMACTGIGSMAIFGGLIAAVSASLRRKLAAFALAVGVIWLLNLFRNVFIALASPWGWFQYEPLIYVVTTYMGAPASRTSFLVAHNFISQPLSVVALIGIAYLVVRVLPEVLEPLEDVLFVLTGTEYDLASALGPDAEVRPDGGEE; from the coding sequence ATGTCGACCCCGCCCGTCCCGGTCGGTGCCGTCCCCGCGAGCGCCCTCGAACTCGTCGCGGCGACGTTCTCGCCGGCCCTCCGGCCCGCCCTCGCCGGAACGGTCCCGGCGACCGACGCCCTCGCGTGGCTCTCGATCGGGACGTTCGCGCTCGCGTTCGCCCTCCAGTGGCGGGGCGCCCTCGACCGCGCCCGGTACGTCGCCGCCGGCGCGTGGGTGCTGTTCGGCCTCTTCTGGCTGACGATGGTCCCGTACTACTACTACGACGCCCAGAGCCCGATAGAGACGGTCCTGAGCCTCGCGGCGCTCCCGCTGTGTGCGTACACCGGCTACCTCCTCTTTCGGGGACGGGAGTCGCTGCTGTTGCTCTCGAAGGCCGTCGCGCTCATGGGGCTGATCTACCTGCCCGCGGAGACGATTCCGTTCGTCCGCCGGTGGCTGATCGAGACGACCGCCGCCCAGACCCACTACGGGATGGAACTGCTCGGCCACAGCCCCGGCCTCGACGTCGGCCCCGACGGGTACCGGAGCCGCTTCGCGTTCGACCCCGAGGAGACGGTCACCGGACGGACCACCTACATCGTGATGGCCTGTACCGGCATCGGGAGCATGGCCATCTTCGGCGGGCTGATCGCGGCCGTGAGCGCGTCGCTGCGGCGCAAACTCGCGGCGTTCGCGCTCGCCGTCGGCGTCATCTGGCTGCTCAACCTCTTCCGGAACGTCTTCATCGCGCTCGCCTCGCCGTGGGGCTGGTTCCAGTACGAGCCGCTGATCTACGTCGTGACGACGTACATGGGCGCCCCGGCGAGTCGCACCTCCTTTCTCGTCGCGCACAACTTCATCTCCCAGCCGCTGTCGGTGGTCGCGCTGATCGGCATCGCCTACCTCGTCGTCCGCGTCCTCCCCGAGGTGCTCGAACCGCTGGAGGACGTCCTGTTCGTCCTCACGGGCACCGAGTACGACCTCGCGAGCGCGCTCGGCCCCGACGCGGAGGTGCGGCCCGACGGCGGCGAGGAATGA
- a CDS encoding MarR family transcriptional regulator yields MVDVLDNKRAATRFRILVEIAERQPAVSQGEIAAEVGVTSQAVSEYIRDLVDDGLVEKEGRSRYRVTKEGVDWLFQAAGDVRRFADHVTEDVLGAVGEDAAIAVDDLAEGDPVSLSLEDGLLHASAGEAGPATGVATTDAEAGTDVGVTSFEGVIDLEPGSVTVWQVPTVRAGGSRAVDREAIAEDCADADLVGAAGVEAVVTLREAGIEPTVGFAVGDVAADAAERGLAVTVVATVDAVGRVTDTLRDADVAYEVLEG; encoded by the coding sequence ATGGTCGACGTCCTCGACAACAAGCGGGCCGCGACCCGGTTTCGCATCCTCGTCGAGATCGCCGAGCGCCAGCCCGCGGTGAGCCAGGGCGAGATCGCCGCGGAGGTCGGCGTGACGAGTCAGGCCGTCAGCGAGTACATCCGCGACCTCGTCGACGACGGCCTCGTCGAGAAGGAGGGTCGCTCGCGCTACCGCGTCACCAAGGAGGGCGTCGACTGGCTCTTTCAGGCCGCCGGCGACGTGCGCCGGTTCGCCGACCACGTCACCGAGGACGTCCTCGGGGCCGTCGGCGAGGACGCGGCGATCGCCGTCGACGACCTCGCGGAGGGCGACCCCGTCTCGCTCTCGCTCGAAGACGGCCTGTTGCACGCCAGCGCCGGGGAGGCGGGGCCGGCGACGGGCGTCGCGACCACCGACGCCGAGGCGGGAACCGACGTCGGCGTCACCAGTTTCGAGGGCGTCATCGACCTCGAACCCGGCTCCGTCACCGTCTGGCAGGTGCCGACGGTGCGGGCGGGCGGCAGCCGCGCCGTCGACCGCGAGGCGATCGCCGAGGACTGCGCCGACGCCGACCTCGTGGGGGCCGCCGGCGTCGAGGCCGTGGTGACCCTCCGCGAGGCCGGGATCGAACCGACGGTCGGCTTCGCCGTGGGCGACGTCGCCGCCGACGCGGCCGAGCGCGGCCTCGCGGTGACCGTCGTCGCCACGGTCGACGCCGTCGGCCGGGTGACCGACACCCTGCGCGACGCGGACGTCGCCTACGAGGTGCTCGAAGGCTGA
- a CDS encoding cold-shock protein — protein sequence MATGTVTFFNDTGGYGFIETDDADEDVFFHMEDVGGPDLEEGQEVEFEIVQADKGPRARDLTRL from the coding sequence ATGGCGACCGGAACGGTGACGTTCTTCAACGATACGGGAGGCTACGGCTTCATCGAGACCGACGACGCCGACGAGGACGTGTTCTTCCACATGGAAGACGTCGGCGGCCCCGACCTCGAAGAGGGTCAGGAGGTCGAGTTCGAGATCGTTCAGGCCGACAAGGGCCCGCGCGCGAGGGACCTCACGCGGCTGTAG
- a CDS encoding class I SAM-dependent methyltransferase: MNQNDVHRRWENRSRAYSPGYYAYYGPNEASERLREALDDAVGPDAAVLEPGCSSGRHLAHLHDHGYDDLAGVEINGDALDVMAESYPDLADAGTFHVGPIERVVPEFDDDAFDAVFSVETLQHVHPDSEWVFAELARVASDLIVTVENEGERADGDDEDGNTGEGEPRTDAGASGDAGDGEPETAPVSYVDGEIPLYYRRWDRVFTDLGFVEVESRSLGRDTFRAFRRTRR; this comes from the coding sequence ATGAACCAGAACGACGTACACAGACGCTGGGAGAACCGATCGAGAGCCTATTCGCCGGGATACTACGCCTACTACGGGCCGAACGAGGCGAGCGAGCGACTCCGGGAAGCGCTCGACGACGCCGTCGGCCCGGACGCGGCCGTGCTCGAACCGGGCTGTAGTTCGGGCCGGCACCTCGCGCACCTGCACGACCACGGCTACGACGACCTCGCCGGCGTCGAGATAAACGGCGACGCGCTCGACGTGATGGCGGAGAGCTACCCCGACCTCGCCGACGCCGGGACGTTCCACGTCGGCCCCATCGAGCGCGTCGTCCCCGAGTTCGACGACGACGCGTTCGACGCCGTCTTCTCCGTCGAGACGCTCCAGCACGTCCACCCGGACAGCGAGTGGGTGTTCGCGGAACTGGCCCGCGTCGCCAGCGACCTCATCGTCACCGTCGAGAACGAGGGGGAACGGGCCGACGGGGACGACGAGGACGGGAACACGGGCGAGGGCGAGCCCCGGACCGACGCCGGGGCGAGCGGGGACGCCGGCGACGGCGAACCCGAGACCGCGCCCGTCAGCTACGTCGACGGCGAGATTCCGCTGTACTACCGGCGGTGGGACCGCGTCTTCACCGACCTCGGCTTCGTGGAGGTCGAGTCGCGCTCGCTCGGACGGGACACGTTCCGCGCGTTCCGCCGGACGCGGCGCTGA
- a CDS encoding J domain-containing protein → MPADLLEAIPTAVLAGLAIGAGFALVATALFVAGERLYPSRRSAPTGDSSEGRRRTEIRAYLREIDERFVEDHPIAGTTVAFYLPERDVAVTYDAHDFFRIGSATETYVVLCEHEMPGRHLGARLPFEVPDAESEPADSHVHEAVLAAYEALGVPITATRAEVRSAYRERVKEVHPDRGGDEESFRRVREAYATASEHAN, encoded by the coding sequence GTGCCCGCGGACCTCCTCGAGGCGATCCCGACCGCGGTGCTCGCCGGGCTGGCGATCGGCGCGGGGTTCGCGCTGGTCGCGACCGCCCTGTTCGTCGCCGGCGAGCGGCTGTACCCGAGTCGCCGGTCGGCGCCGACCGGCGATTCCAGCGAGGGGCGCCGCCGGACCGAGATCCGCGCCTACCTGCGTGAGATCGACGAGCGGTTCGTCGAGGACCACCCGATCGCGGGGACGACGGTCGCCTTCTACCTACCCGAGCGCGACGTCGCGGTAACGTACGACGCCCACGACTTCTTCCGGATCGGGAGCGCGACGGAGACGTACGTCGTCCTCTGCGAGCACGAGATGCCGGGTCGGCACCTCGGGGCGCGCCTGCCCTTCGAGGTGCCCGACGCCGAGTCCGAACCGGCCGATAGCCACGTCCACGAGGCAGTCCTCGCGGCCTACGAGGCGCTCGGGGTGCCGATCACGGCCACCCGCGCGGAGGTCCGGTCGGCCTACCGCGAGCGCGTCAAGGAGGTCCACCCCGACCGCGGCGGCGACGAGGAGTCGTTCCGGCGCGTCCGCGAGGCGTACGCGACGGCGAGCGAGCACGCGAACTGA